Proteins from one Salarias fasciatus chromosome 14, fSalaFa1.1, whole genome shotgun sequence genomic window:
- the calm3a gene encoding calmodulin 3a (phosphorylase kinase, delta) has protein sequence MADQLTEEQIAEFKEAFSLFDKDGDGTITTKELGTVMRSLGQNPTEAELQDMINEVDADGNGTIDFPEFLTMMARKMKDTDSEEEIREAFRVFDKDGNGYISAAELRHVMTNLGEKLTDEEVDEMIREADIDGDGQVNYEEFVQMMTAK, from the exons GCcgatcagctgactgaggaGCAGATTGCTG AGTTCAAGGAGGCGTTCTCGCTGTTCGACAAGGACGGCGACGGCACGATCACCACCAAGGAGCTCGGGACGGTGATGCGCTCTCTGGGACAGAACCCCACCGAGGCCGAGCTGCAGGACATGATCAACGAGGTGGACGCCGACG GAAATGGGACAATCGACTTTCCTGAGTTCCTGACCATGATGGCCAGGAAGATGAAAGACAcggacagcgaggaggagatCAGAGAAGCTTTCAGAGTCTTTGACAAG GACGGGAACGGCTACATCAGCGCAGCCGAGCTACGGCACGTCATGACAAACCTGGGCGAGAAGCTCACCGACGAGGAGGTGGACGAGATGATCCGTGAGGCCGACATCGACGGCGACGGCCAGGTCAACTACGAGG AGTTTGTCCAGATGATGACTGCCAAGTGA